The window CCGTCGATCTATTTCTCCGACGAACCCGCCGAAGACCTTGCCGCATACGCGGGTGACTACCTCAAGGAGGAGGTCGCGGCCGAGGCCGTGGTTCGCAATATCGGGGCCTTCAGTCGATTCCTTGAAGTGGCCGCGCTGTCACACGGACGGATGGTCAACTACACTCAGATCGCTAGCGATGCACAAGTCCCCGCGTCCACGGTCCGCGAGTATTATGGAATCCTTAAGGATACGTTCATTGCGAGTGAGGTAGCCGCTTATACTGAAACCCGTAAACGCAAGGCGGTCTCGACGTCCAAGTATTACCTGTTCGACATTGGCTTGGCGCGGCATCTGCAAGGGCGTCGCGGTCTGCCGCCGGGCACAACCGAGTACGGCGAGGCATTCGAGAGCTTCTTGTTCCAGGAGATCAGCGCTTATTGTGACTACCATCTGCTTGGCCTGCCGAAATACTGGCGGTCGAGATCCCAGTTCGAAGTGGATTTCGTCGTCGGACGACTCGCGGTCGAAGTGAAGGCCAAAAGGACGGTCTCGAACCGGGACCTGAGGGGATTGCAGGCGCTCCGTCAGGAGAACATCCTTTCGCATTATGTAGTCGTATCCCTGGAGCCCGCGGCTCGTCGCGTCGACGGCATCGACATCCTGCCGTGGCGCGAGTTTCTCACCCGGCTGTGGGGCGGCGCGTGGCCGATGTCATGAAGTCATTCGGGATGGGTGCGCGGTGGCGGTTGTTGCCGGTCTGCGTGCTGCTGTTCTGCCTTCAGGCGGCGTGCGACCGGGCGCCTTCGGTCATCTTCGAAGGCCCCGACGGGGTCAAGGCCACCTTCAGCGTCGAGGTGGCACGTACCCCCGAGAAGCGGCGTTGGGGGTTGATGTACCGGCAGGATCTCGGGAACGACGAAGGCATGTTGTTCATTTTCCCGGACGAGAGCGATCACTCCTTCTGGATGAAGAATACGCCCCTGTCCCTGGACATGATCTTCATGGACCGGCGCCGGCGGGTGGTGGGGATCATCCACGACACCGTGCCCTTCTCGACGCGTTCGGTCAGAGTGGGAGTTGCCAGCCGGTACGTGCTGGAAGTTCGCGCCGGCGTGGCGCGGCGCCACCACATCGCGGTGGGCGACGTGGCCCGCTTCGAGCGATTGCCGTAGACAGGGCAGGGCCCGTGACAGGCCCGGGCCGGACGTTGCGATGGCGGTCCGGGTCAGATTTCCCGGAAGAAGTACGGCCGGATGGGCTGGAGCCGCTCCTCATACGTGTCGGGATTGAGCAGCCACAGGGTGGCGGCGATGCTGCTCAAGAGCGAGTTCCCGTCCTGGGACGTGAAGCACATGCCCACGACTTCGCGGTCCCCGCGCAGCGCGATGCTCTGGGTGACGATGGCCGTGTGGTTCAGGATGCGCCCGAACAGTCCGTGGTCCCGTCCGAACGAGAACACCGACGCCGACGACTTCTTGCTGGTGACGGCGATGCGGCGGTTGGAGCGGATGCGCTGCATGAGCTGCTCCATGTCGATGGCGCGCTTGAGCATCAGGTTGAAGTGGATGGTGTGCATGTACTGGGTGTTGAGCTTGAGCGCGGACGAGTAGATGTCGAGGTCCAGGCCCAGCGACTTGAAGAGGTAGTAGGCGTCGCGCCCCTGGTGGGTGCCGAACCTTTCGTCGTCGTGGCGCCCCACCTCGGGCGCCGGGATGAAGTCGCCCTCCTGGCTGATGTCGTTGGCCCGGCGCATGCACACGAACCGTCCCGCATCGAGGTTGTCTTCCTTCTCCGGTCCCAGGGCCAGGGTGTCGATGAGCACCGCGAGATTGTGGGTGTTGCAGCTCACCACCTGGACGAAGCGGTCCTCGTCCCGGTCGAGCGCGGCGTCGTTGATGCCGCGGGCGTACATCTTCCCGAACCCGAACTCGCTGCCCTGGGCGATGAAGCCCTTGCCGTTCTTGCCGGCGTAGTGCTGGTAGTACTTCTCCTTGTTCTCGTTTCCGACGGGGGTGCAGTCGATGACCACGGAAGCCCGCTCGATGGCGGCTTCGGAGTCGAACGACGGGTTCATGCCGAGCTTGGCGAACTCGTCCCAGTGGTCCTTGTCCACGCTCAGCTTGGCGCCCTTGCCCTCGAGTGCGGTGATCTTGGAGCGGTCGGTGACCCGCGGGGTCTGCTTGTTGAACGTCACTTCGTCGATACCGAAGGCTTCCCTGAAGCTCGCCAGGATACCGATGAGCGGCTCGCCTATGGTCCCCGTACCGACAACGTGAACGATTTTCTGGTCCATCGGATCAACTCCTCGAAACTGTGTCCGGCCGCTCCCCGCATCCTTTCATGTTGTGTGTGTTGCCGTTACACTGTTCTTGTGGTGGTTGCGGAGGGGAGCGACGGCACCCGATCTAATAGTGTACAGGCAAGTCCGATATAAGGAAAGAGAGGGATCTTGGACAAGAGCCAAGGAGGACCGCCCGCTTTCTCGCCGGCGGCGTTCTTCGACGAGCGGTTCGGCGTCACGGCGCCGGATCTGGACCGGGTGCTGGGCAGGGCCATGGCTCGGCACGCGGACTACGCCGACCTCTATTTCGAGTACCGCACCCACGACCAGGTCCACCTGGAAGAGGGACTCGTCAAGCATGCGTCGGTATCCACCGCCAACGGTGTCGGCGCGCGCGTGCTCGCCGAAGCCAGGACCGGATACGCGTTCACCGACGACGTGACCATCAAGAACCTGGACACGGCGGTGCGGACGGCCAACGTCATCGCCCACGACCGGGGCTCGGACCGGCCGGCGCGGGTTCCGACCCCGGCGGCTTCGCGCCACGACCTTTATCCCGTGCCCCGCTCCTTCTCGGATGTTCCCCTGGAGCGCAAGATCGGCCTTTTGCAGGACCTGGACCGGTTCGCGCGCAAGGCCGACCCGCGCGTCAAGGGCGTGTTCGCCAACCTGTCGCTGGAGAACAAGGTGGTGCTCATCGCCTCGTCGCAGGGTTGGGTGCTGGGGGACTTCCAGCCGCTGGTGCGTTGCAACATCCGCTGCATCGTGGAGGACAAGGGCAACCGGCAGGCCGGCGACTTCGGCTGGGGCGGACGCCTGGCGCTGGACGACTGCGTCGACGCGGAGCGTTGCGAGGCCAGCGCCCGCGAGGCCGTGCGCCGGGCGCTGGTGAACCTTGACGCGGTGGCCGCGCCCGCGGGTCCCATGGACGTGGTGCTGGGTCCGGGCTGGCCCGGCATCCTGCTGCACGAGGCCATCGGACACGGCCTCGAGGCGGACTTCAACCGGCGCAAGACCTCGGCCTTCTCCGGCCGCATCGGCGAGCGCGTGGCCACGGAGCTGTGCACGGTGGTGGACGACGGCACCATCCCCTGGCGGCGCGGCTCCCTCAACGTGGACGACGAGGGCACGCCCACGCAGCGCACGGTGCTAATCGAGGACGGGATCCTGCGCGGGTACCTGCACGACCGCCTGAACGCCGCTCTGCTGGGCATGGGGCTCACGGGCAACGGCCGGCGCGAGAGCTACGCCCACGTCCCCATGCCGCGCATGACCAACACCTTCATGCTGGCGGGGGAGGAG of the Deltaproteobacteria bacterium genome contains:
- a CDS encoding AAA family ATPase produces the protein MLPPVIARHLNARELLRQRSCFLFGPRQTGKSTLIRQQLADVRTYNLLDQTLFIRLSRNPALIREALTPETRMIVIDEIQKLPALLNEVQLMIEEHGVRFFLTGSSARALRRKGVNLLGGRARSRVLHPFVSAELGEDFRLPRALEYGLLPSIYFSDEPAEDLAAYAGDYLKEEVAAEAVVRNIGAFSRFLEVAALSHGRMVNYTQIASDAQVPASTVREYYGILKDTFIASEVAAYTETRKRKAVSTSKYYLFDIGLARHLQGRRGLPPGTTEYGEAFESFLFQEISAYCDYHLLGLPKYWRSRSQFEVDFVVGRLAVEVKAKRTVSNRDLRGLQALRQENILSHYVVVSLEPAARRVDGIDILPWREFLTRLWGGAWPMS
- a CDS encoding DUF192 domain-containing protein, whose amino-acid sequence is MKSFGMGARWRLLPVCVLLFCLQAACDRAPSVIFEGPDGVKATFSVEVARTPEKRRWGLMYRQDLGNDEGMLFIFPDESDHSFWMKNTPLSLDMIFMDRRRRVVGIIHDTVPFSTRSVRVGVASRYVLEVRAGVARRHHIAVGDVARFERLP
- the tldD gene encoding metalloprotease TldD, with product MDKSQGGPPAFSPAAFFDERFGVTAPDLDRVLGRAMARHADYADLYFEYRTHDQVHLEEGLVKHASVSTANGVGARVLAEARTGYAFTDDVTIKNLDTAVRTANVIAHDRGSDRPARVPTPAASRHDLYPVPRSFSDVPLERKIGLLQDLDRFARKADPRVKGVFANLSLENKVVLIASSQGWVLGDFQPLVRCNIRCIVEDKGNRQAGDFGWGGRLALDDCVDAERCEASAREAVRRALVNLDAVAAPAGPMDVVLGPGWPGILLHEAIGHGLEADFNRRKTSAFSGRIGERVATELCTVVDDGTIPWRRGSLNVDDEGTPTQRTVLIEDGILRGYLHDRLNAALLGMGLTGNGRRESYAHVPMPRMTNTFMLAGEEDPMDIIRSVKDGIYAVSFGGGQVDITSGKFVFSANEAYRIEDGKVTHPVRDATLIGNGPDVLTRVSRVGADLALDAGIGTCGKDGQGVPVGVGLPTIRVDQLVVGGTSVRGPSGSQG